The nucleotide window ATTTACTCGCGAGTTTCTTGTTGGGAGGAGTGACAGGGTGGTTTTTCATTAGGAAAGGCACGGATTGGCTTAAAGCAGGGGTAGGAGTGGGCTTTTTAGGCTCATTTTCAACCATGTCCACCTTGGCGGCAGATACGGTTTTTTTACTACGGGATGATGTAAACTTCTCCTTTGTTTATTTGGCTATTTCTCTTTTTGGTGGTGTTGGACTTGCTCTGAGCGGCATGATGCTTGGGCGCTCAATAGGGAACGTTCGCAATGG belongs to Salicibibacter cibi and includes:
- a CDS encoding fluoride efflux transporter FluC codes for the protein MYINMKWKMIFSIGVGGSLGTLCRYQFNMWTLFTAYPLGTLMENLLASFLLGGVTGWFFIRKGTDWLKAGVGVGFLGSFSTMSTLAADTVFLLRDDVNFSFVYLAISLFGGVGLALSGMMLGRSIGNVRNGESPPSNAE